The region TGGACAGCATATCGTCACGTCCATTTTATGATAGGAAATATAGATAGTAAAACATATCGCCTGTTCAACTACCGGTAACCATGTAcgtaataattttgcaaatttaaaaCTACTTTTATGACTCAAAATTTACCGTAATTGTTTTTGTGCTCATGGTCAGCAAACTGTGccgtgctttttttttttttttaaacgctgTTGCTATTCGTACGGTAAGGGTGACTAAGAGTGTCGCTTTCGGAACGTATTTCAACCTTTTGTGGGCAACAAACACCGGCAGGGTGGTTTTTATCTTGGATTCCCATGTAAATTCGGATACCAACAAAATATGATAATTCATGAAACCTTCAGTGACGGCATGATGAAGTCCGAATTTATTCTAACCCCTATTGTGTGACTCGCGAACAGTCTACCATACAAATTACATtctattgaaatatttgattttttattatgtaaatatttccCCAGGGCACGCAGCCGCAAGGATAGCGCTGGTAAGAGCGATTCAGAAGCCACCGACAAggaaaacaagaaagaaaaagggcgagaaaagaagaagcgTGCTGCTTCCTCGTCAAGTAGTGGTTCGAGGTATGTTCCAAACAACTACAGACGTAATTTCATTATACGGACATTGAACCGATCTACACTTAATTGATTTTGCAGTTCATCAGATAGCAGCTCGGCATCTTCAAGTTCATCTAGTGGCAGCAGTTCTAGATCGAGCTCTTCGTCTAGTTCGTCATCTAGTAGCTCTGGGAGTTCATCAGCAAGCTCCCGAGACAGGGGTCGCAAAAGAAGCCGGAGTAAGAGCGCAGATGTCTCAAGAAAGCATGACAataaagagaaagaacgagaaaaggaaagagacAAAGATAAGAAGAAATCTGGTAATGCAGTGGCCGAAAAGCCAAAGCCCAAAGCCCGTTCTAGGTAAAACTATCGATTTTACAATTTGTCTGTTAGAATATATTGTTTGCTTCGTAGGCAAAGTAAAAAACTTATAACACCTGTTTCAGGTCGCATTCACCACGGCGAAAACGTAGAGAACGTTCTCCAACACCAAGGCcgacaaaaattcatattggAAGGCTGACACGCAATGTTACCAAGGAGCACATTGTTGAAATATTCTCTACTTATGGAATCATAAAAATGGTAGATTTTCCCCTAGACAGATTACATCCTCCAAGTGGCAAGGGTTTTGCGTATGTCGAATTCGAAACTGCAGACGAAGCGGAAAACGCTATGAAACACATGGATGGAGGTAAACATGTTTGGGCATAAGttgtattaataataatctatTAACTTGATCAttagttgaaatatttttcaaacacaccACTTCTCAATTCCAGGCCAAATAGATGGACAGGAAATTACTGCTGCACCAGTATTGCTGCCAAAGCCAAGGCCACTTCCCATGCGCAGGATGTCTCCTCCCATGGGCCGGCGACCCCCTATAAGATGGGGTGGTGGAGGTCGTAACTCGCCACCACGTTACCGAAGACGTTCTCCACCATTGAATCGTCGCAGAAGCCCCCCGC is a window of Neodiprion pinetum isolate iyNeoPine1 chromosome 4, iyNeoPine1.2, whole genome shotgun sequence DNA encoding:
- the LOC124217203 gene encoding RNA-binding protein with serine-rich domain 1-B, whose product is MARSRKDSAGKSDSEATDKENKKEKGREKKKRAASSSSSGSSSSDSSSASSSSSSGSSSRSSSSSSSSSSSSGSSSASSRDRGRKRSRSKSADVSRKHDNKEKEREKERDKDKKKSGNAVAEKPKPKARSRSHSPRRKRRERSPTPRPTKIHIGRLTRNVTKEHIVEIFSTYGIIKMVDFPLDRLHPPSGKGFAYVEFETADEAENAMKHMDGGQIDGQEITAAPVLLPKPRPLPMRRMSPPMGRRPPIRWGGGGRNSPPRYRRRSPPLNRRRSPPPPRRRPRTRSRSPPSNPRHRHRRYTRSSSSSSR